The Candidatus Neomarinimicrobiota bacterium DNA segment GAAGGGAGTGGTCTCCTTCTGAGGGACCTCCTGCGCCTTGCCATATAACTCGGAGCTGGAAGCCTGATAATACTTGGTCTTTTTCGCTAGCCCTAAAATCCGGATAGCCTCCAGAAGATGAAGGGCACCGGTGGCGTCAGCCAGCGCTGTATAGGCCGGCATCTCAAAAGAGACCGCCACATGGCTCTGGGCGGCAAGGTTGTAAATCTCCTCCGGCTGGATCTTCTGGATGATATGGATCAGGTTGGTGGGATCGGTCATATCCCCATAATGGAGGATGAAGCGCGGATTCTTTTCGTGGGGATCCTGGTAAATATGGTCAATGCGATCGGTGTTAAACAGTGAAGAGCGCCGCTTGATCCCGTGGACCTCATAGCCCTTTTCCAGAAGGAACTCCGCCAAATAGGCACCGTCTTGCCCGGTAATCCCGGTAATGAGTGCTCGTTTCTGCATAGGTAACCGTCTTTTAATGCTTGTTTGGAATTTGCAAATGGAAGTTAGGGGTACTGGCTGTCATGATCCAACAAGGGGCGTTGGGATTACAATCTCGCCGCACGTACTATCTATGTCTTGAAGCTGCGTTCTTCGTGTAATTACGCCACCCCAGAAGCTGTTGCGCAAAGTATAGCATGAACCTGGGATTATGGACTATATACCGTTTCCATAACCGCCGCGGTTCAGTCAGCAACCGGAACAGCCACTCCAGACCGGCCCGCTGCATCCAGCCCGGCGCTTGAGGTTTCATCCCCGCAATAAAATCAAAGGCAGCGCCGACACCAAGCATCACCACTCCCGGCAGCCTTTCCTTATAAGATGCCATCCAGCGCTCCTGCTTGGGACAGCCCAGTCCCACAAATAGAATCTTCGCTCCCGAAGCCTGTATATCCTTTACCACCTGACCGCTCTCTTCGGCTGTCAGGGATCGAAAGGGCGGGCTATAAGCGTAGGCAATCTCCAACGATGGATACCTGGCCTTCAGGTTTGTCTGCATTAAGGAAAGGACTTCCTCCGTCCCTCCGTAAAAACCGACCATTACTTCCTGCTTCGCCGCCTCCCGGCAAACCACAGGGGTAAGTGTGGGTCCATAAACCCTTTCGGCCTCTCTCACACCCAGCAGCTTCAAACCCCATACGAGGGGCATGCCGTCGGGCGTTACCAGGTCTGCCCCGTTAACAATGCGCTGGAACTCAGGATCATCGTGGCCTTCCATGACCATATGTACGGTGCAGACACACACATAGCCGCCCCGGCCATCGTGGGCCATGTCGAGGATCTGTCTGGTGGCCTGATCGTAGGTGGTGTAGTCCACCCGCTGGCCGAGAATATAACGTGATGCCGACGAGTCGTTCTTCTCGTGGGCAAAGTTACTGCTAATGAGAATACCCCTCTATCACCCTCTGATAAATCTCCATCAAAAGCTGGTAATTCCGCCCAGCTGTATATTTTTCCTTGTACTCCCTCCGTGCCGCTTTTCCCATAGCCTCCATTTCTGAAGGATGACTCCAGGCCCATTCAGCCTTTGCTACCAAGTCGTCGGCATCGCCCACTTCAAAGTGCAACCCGGTACGGCCGTCAGCCACAATTTCGCCCATTGCTCCCAGCTTGGACGTGATGACCAGCACGCCACAGGCAAAGGCCTCGACTAGCGCTAATTGTCAGCTTTAGTAACTTATTCTTGTATTGACGTCTCCTATGCATATTAATCATAAACCCTTTCTTCGAACTCTTTTTGTATACGCTATTGCGTTTCGAAATCCTTCCACCATATGCTCATTACGCCAGCCTTCAATAGTTGTCCGTGCAGCAACACTTAGACGCTCCCGTAGTTCAGGATCTTTCAGGATACGTTCTAGGGCATGGGTCAGGGCAGCACTGTCTCTTTCCGGTACAACTAATCCATTTACTTCATCCTGGACTAGTCCCCCTACCGCAGCGCCTACGGCTTCAGTCGCAATGACAGGTAATCCCTGGTTGAATGCCTCATTCACTACTAGACCCCAGGGTTCCTTGAAATTAGGTGTGGTGATAGAGGGCAGCACAAACGCAAATGCACTGGCGTAGTACACCACGGAATCTTCCTGCCGAACATATCCTGGGAAGCGGATTTTGTCGGCGACGCCCTTTTCTTTAGCGAATTGCTTAAGGTATGGACTTTGGCTGCCCGTCCCCGCGATTACCAATATTGTATCTCGAGATTTAAGAGATGCAAAAGCCTCAATGAGGCAGGGCAGCCCCTTCACAGCTTCCAACCGACCCAAATAGAGAATCATTTTCTGATCCGGCTTTATGTTCAGTTTTTTTCTTAGCGCGTGCAGCTCGTTATCCGGGACCTGAATGTTGAACTTGCTGTTGTCTACAGCATGACGTGCTACAAAGATTCTTTCCTCACAAACTCCCTCATTAATTAGATACCTCTTGACATGCTCACCATATACCACAATGGCATCCGCATGGCGATATATGTGGCGCGTTACCGGAAAGAAGATACGGTGGAAAGGCGTCTGTAATCTCATCCAGATGCCTGTCCACAAGATAAAGGGCTTTCGCCTAATATTTGCTAGTATAAATGTAATTGGCATGGCAAAGCGCCCGACTATTCCTGAAAGAAATATATCGTACTTTCCACAGAATAATCTCGGTATGATCCCGGGAGTAATACGGGTTCCGAATAACTCGAAGCCCCGCAGATATTCATAGTTAAATTTACCTCTAGATACGCCATGTTGCT contains these protein-coding regions:
- a CDS encoding glycosyltransferase family 4 protein, giving the protein MSKKTTLVAFVTNFCQHYRIKTFEMLAKFVDVRFYFFSRGEEWYWPQQHGVSRGKFNYEYLRGFELFGTRITPGIIPRLFCGKYDIFLSGIVGRFAMPITFILANIRRKPFILWTGIWMRLQTPFHRIFFPVTRHIYRHADAIVVYGEHVKRYLINEGVCEERIFVARHAVDNSKFNIQVPDNELHALRKKLNIKPDQKMILYLGRLEAVKGLPCLIEAFASLKSRDTILVIAGTGSQSPYLKQFAKEKGVADKIRFPGYVRQEDSVVYYASAFAFVLPSITTPNFKEPWGLVVNEAFNQGLPVIATEAVGAAVGGLVQDEVNGLVVPERDSAALTHALERILKDPELRERLSVAARTTIEGWRNEHMVEGFRNAIAYTKRVRRKGL
- a CDS encoding WecB/TagA/CpsF family glycosyltransferase yields the protein MDYTTYDQATRQILDMAHDGRGGYVCVCTVHMVMEGHDDPEFQRIVNGADLVTPDGMPLVWGLKLLGVREAERVYGPTLTPVVCREAAKQEVMVGFYGGTEEVLSLMQTNLKARYPSLEIAYAYSPPFRSLTAEESGQVVKDIQASGAKILFVGLGCPKQERWMASYKERLPGVVMLGVGAAFDFIAGMKPQAPGWMQRAGLEWLFRLLTEPRRLWKRYIVHNPRFMLYFAQQLLGWRNYTKNAASRHR